The Chiloscyllium punctatum isolate Juve2018m chromosome 12, sChiPun1.3, whole genome shotgun sequence genome includes a region encoding these proteins:
- the h1-10 gene encoding histone H1.10 codes for MSADVETLPVAPAEEEGQKSPAKKAGSKKKKSGKGKNQQGRYSALLVEIVQRLGARNGSSLATIYKEAKTVPWFNEHQGRTYLRYALRALVLNGTLNQVKGRGANGSFKVIKKSDAGQAAKKKKASISASSSGVKKSHKKGASKNADSSKKSRPGSSSKDRSKNKKGKATKKSKSKKA; via the coding sequence ATGTCCGCCGATGTGGAAACGCTGCCTGTTGCTCCCGCCGAGGAAGAGGGGCAGAAGAGCCCGGCCAAGAAGGCGGGCTCCAAGAAGAAGAAGTCGGGGAAGGGCAAGAACCAGCAGGGTAGGTACAGCGCCCTGTTGGTGGAGATCGTGCAGAGGCTGGGAGCCCGCAATGGCTCCTCGCTGGCCACCATTTACAAAGAAGCCAAGACTGTGCCCTGGTTCAATGAGCACCAGGGTCGCACTTACCTGCGCTATGCCCTGCGTGCCCTGGTCCTGAATGGGACCCTCAACCAGGTGAAGGGCCGAGGGGCCAACGGCTCCTTCAAGGTCATCAAGAAAAGCGATGCTGGGCAGGCGGCCAAGAAGAAGAAAGCTTCGATCTCGGCCAGCAGCAGCGGCGTGAAGAAATCTCACAAGAAAGGCGCCTCTAAGAATGCAGACAGCAGCAAGAAGAGCCGCCCGGGTTCCTCCAGCAAAGACAGGAGCAAGAACAAGAAAGGCAAAGCAACTAAAAAATCCAAGTCCAAGAAAGCTTAG